One genomic segment of Stenotrophomonas sp. 704A1 includes these proteins:
- a CDS encoding TonB-dependent receptor plug domain-containing protein: MNHLHHRPLAVAVALCVTALAPLGAAAQSTTTDLDRVEVTGTRIKRAEVEGQVPVQTLNRADIERTGLTSIGEVLQQLTGSGSALNAKFNSSGNFGFPPDGSGVGAGSAQVDLRHLGAKRVLVLVDGIRWVNESSASGVGAATDLNTIPLAIVERIEVLEDGASSLYGSDAIAGVVNIITRRDFDGGQVTLNYGEYSKGDGTQKGVDLAWGKSGDRYSLFLGASWTKQDPVFARDREQSRFPIPGTGLAFGSGGIPQGRFAFVDPNTGAEQDIVPNTGVSSPRYDGSAGCNRTDDYHCFTSADRFNFAEYNMVLTPSERKGLFGQFRFDITDNVQWYVKALGNRRESTNQAGPEPLFFGPDGATGNPLADNIVVSALNPYNPFGFDLVSSGNMSLIGRRPVEGGARVFEQEVNTTYFATGLVGNFQAADRSWYWDVNGMYSKNKAEQTNYGSYNIFNVNMALGDPAVCAATPGCVPLNIFGGAGSITPDMLRWIQPVVRDRSQNELSLFTANLSSDLFTLPAGPVSFATGYEYRKYEGWYQPDPLTVIGHYNGVPSQPTSGSYDVNEAYLELSVPIFADSALGKKLDLSLAGRYSDYSTFGGEFTPKYGLRWQVTDDFVLRTTYAEGFRAPSIGELYGSAARADLQLFDPCSIGLGGTAPRGSAANCAALGVPAGFQQANSQISVTTGGNRELEPERSRSFSAGFVWSPWFGNDTSWSERFDVEVTFYRHNIDGAIQAINAQTQLDLCVDTLDPIYCEGITRASTGAVSSFNNRLTNLGSIKTDGWDVDLFWTLPQSSIGQFKLGWKNTFVGRYEATGAAGQRQPQEPGVEVADSSIPEWTSNASIGWTLDNWSANWTVRHISELTEECGDAVAFPVCSNQTAGTNTLSATTFHDLQVGYKIDWMKGLQLTAGLNNVFDKDPPICLSCSLNGYDASTYDIPRGRYWYLRADLRF; the protein is encoded by the coding sequence ATGAACCACCTGCACCACCGCCCGTTGGCGGTTGCCGTTGCGCTGTGCGTGACCGCCCTGGCACCGTTGGGCGCTGCGGCCCAATCCACGACCACCGACCTTGACCGCGTTGAAGTCACCGGCACCCGCATCAAGCGCGCTGAAGTTGAAGGCCAGGTACCGGTCCAGACCCTCAACCGCGCCGATATCGAGCGCACCGGCCTGACCTCCATCGGTGAGGTGCTGCAGCAGTTGACCGGTTCGGGTTCGGCGCTGAACGCCAAGTTCAACTCGTCCGGCAACTTCGGCTTCCCGCCGGACGGCAGCGGTGTCGGTGCCGGCTCGGCGCAGGTCGACCTGCGCCACCTCGGTGCCAAGCGCGTGCTGGTGCTGGTCGACGGCATCCGCTGGGTCAACGAGTCATCCGCATCGGGCGTCGGTGCGGCGACCGACCTCAACACCATCCCGCTGGCCATCGTCGAACGCATCGAGGTGCTGGAAGACGGCGCATCGTCGCTGTACGGCTCCGATGCCATCGCCGGCGTGGTCAACATCATCACCCGCCGCGACTTCGATGGCGGCCAGGTGACCCTGAACTACGGGGAGTACAGCAAGGGCGACGGCACGCAGAAGGGCGTGGACCTGGCGTGGGGCAAGAGTGGCGATCGCTACAGCCTGTTCCTCGGTGCCAGCTGGACCAAGCAGGACCCGGTGTTCGCCCGCGACCGCGAGCAGTCGCGCTTCCCGATCCCGGGGACCGGCCTGGCCTTCGGCAGCGGCGGCATTCCGCAGGGGCGTTTCGCCTTCGTCGATCCCAACACCGGTGCCGAGCAGGACATCGTGCCCAACACCGGCGTGAGCAGCCCGCGTTACGACGGCAGCGCCGGCTGCAACCGCACCGATGACTACCACTGCTTCACCAGTGCCGACCGCTTCAACTTCGCCGAATACAACATGGTGCTGACGCCGTCCGAGCGCAAAGGCCTGTTCGGCCAGTTCCGCTTCGACATCACCGACAACGTGCAGTGGTACGTCAAGGCGCTGGGCAACCGCCGCGAATCGACCAACCAGGCCGGTCCCGAGCCGTTGTTCTTCGGCCCCGATGGCGCTACCGGCAATCCACTGGCCGACAACATCGTGGTCTCCGCGCTGAACCCGTACAACCCGTTCGGCTTCGACCTGGTGTCGTCGGGCAACATGAGCCTGATCGGCCGGCGCCCGGTGGAGGGGGGCGCGCGCGTGTTCGAACAGGAGGTCAACACCACCTACTTCGCCACCGGCCTGGTCGGCAATTTCCAGGCGGCGGACCGCAGCTGGTACTGGGACGTCAACGGCATGTACAGCAAGAACAAGGCCGAACAGACCAACTACGGCAGCTACAACATCTTCAACGTGAACATGGCGCTGGGTGACCCGGCGGTGTGTGCGGCCACGCCGGGCTGCGTACCACTGAACATCTTCGGCGGCGCAGGTTCGATCACCCCGGACATGCTGCGCTGGATCCAGCCGGTGGTGCGTGACCGCAGCCAGAACGAGCTGAGCCTGTTCACCGCCAACCTGTCCAGCGACCTGTTCACCCTGCCGGCCGGCCCGGTGTCCTTCGCCACCGGCTACGAGTACCGCAAGTACGAAGGGTGGTACCAGCCCGATCCGCTCACCGTGATCGGCCATTACAACGGCGTGCCGTCGCAGCCCACCTCGGGCTCCTACGACGTCAATGAAGCCTACCTGGAGCTGAGCGTGCCGATCTTCGCCGACTCGGCGCTGGGCAAGAAGCTGGACCTGAGCCTGGCCGGGCGCTATTCGGACTACTCGACCTTCGGCGGCGAGTTCACGCCCAAGTACGGCCTGCGCTGGCAGGTGACCGATGACTTCGTGCTGCGCACCACCTATGCCGAAGGCTTCCGTGCACCGTCGATCGGCGAGCTGTACGGCTCGGCTGCGCGCGCCGATCTGCAGTTGTTCGATCCGTGCTCGATCGGCCTCGGTGGCACCGCGCCGCGCGGCAGTGCCGCCAACTGCGCTGCACTGGGCGTGCCAGCGGGCTTCCAGCAGGCCAACTCGCAGATCTCGGTGACCACCGGCGGCAACCGCGAGCTGGAGCCGGAGCGGTCGCGCAGCTTCAGTGCCGGTTTCGTGTGGAGCCCGTGGTTCGGCAACGATACCTCCTGGTCGGAGCGCTTCGACGTGGAAGTGACGTTCTACCGCCACAACATCGATGGTGCGATCCAGGCGATCAACGCGCAGACCCAGCTGGACCTGTGCGTGGATACGCTTGACCCGATCTACTGCGAGGGCATCACCCGTGCCAGCACCGGTGCGGTCAGCAGCTTCAACAACCGCCTGACCAACCTCGGCTCGATCAAGACCGATGGCTGGGACGTGGATCTGTTCTGGACGCTGCCGCAGAGTTCGATCGGCCAGTTCAAGCTGGGCTGGAAGAACACCTTCGTCGGCCGCTACGAGGCCACCGGTGCGGCCGGGCAACGGCAGCCGCAGGAGCCGGGCGTGGAAGTGGCCGACAGCTCGATCCCGGAATGGACCAGCAATGCCAGCATCGGCTGGACGCTGGACAACTGGAGCGCGAACTGGACGGTGCGGCACATCTCCGAGCTGACCGAGGAATGCGGAGATGCGGTGGCGTTCCCGGTGTGCAGCAACCAGACGGCTGGCACCAACACGCTGTCGGCCACCACCTTCCACGACCTGCAGGTGGGCTACAAGATCGACTGGATGAAGGGCCTGCAGCTGACGGCAGGCCTGAACAACGTGTTCGACAAGGACCCGCCGATCTGCCTGTCGTGCTCGTTGAACGGCTACGACGCCTCGACCTACGACATCCCGCGTGGGCGCTACTGGTACCTGCGCGCGGACCTGCGGTTCTGA
- a CDS encoding ExbD/TolR family protein, with product MAFSSAGRSGPLADINVTPLVDVMLVLLIIFIVTAPMLSRPITVQLPQATDRVVERPEPPPPIALRLDAGNQLSWDGQPMALGDLQARLQAQASTHAGNLPELRISTDPAAEYQGMAKILAAAEATGMERIAFVQ from the coding sequence ATGGCGTTCAGCAGCGCAGGAAGGAGCGGCCCATTGGCGGACATCAATGTCACGCCACTGGTGGATGTGATGCTGGTGTTGTTGATCATCTTCATCGTGACCGCGCCGATGCTGTCGCGGCCGATCACCGTGCAGTTGCCGCAGGCCACCGATCGGGTTGTCGAACGCCCGGAGCCGCCACCGCCGATCGCGCTGCGCCTGGATGCAGGCAACCAGCTGAGCTGGGACGGCCAGCCGATGGCCCTCGGCGATCTGCAGGCGCGGCTGCAGGCGCAGGCCAGCACGCACGCCGGCAACCTGCCGGAGCTGCGCATCAGTACCGATCCAGCGGCCGAATACCAGGGCATGGCGAAGATCCTGGCGGCGGCCGAAGCCACCGGCATGGAACGCATCGCCTTCGTGCAGTGA
- a CDS encoding transglycosylase SLT domain-containing protein translates to MLLGMTRRSSTALSLLPLAATLLIGCASAQSLDAQNAQLKAAIAAAERGQFDPGQAAALSRHPAYGWLEYANLRRNIDTVDTAQAQAFLKRYQGQAVANSFRSAWLPSLARRQDWPTLLANWAPTDNLGLRCAQLTARQATGKLDPQWIGEAQELWRRNGKSLPDACDAVFAVLQAQGGLSDALRWERIDAAADAQQPAVMRSAARGLPAAELALANTYAAFVDQPNASALNWPRSERSRRIATDGLEKLAKADPGATEQQLPQYAQALGLSAEQQAQVRYQIALWTVASYLPDSARRLNAVPDSAYDARLHEWRVREAMSRGDWPATLAAIRKMGPTQRNDSRWRYFEGRMLEKTGQAQQAQALFREAARAPTFHGFLAADKAQQPYTLCPWKPNDSAQAQAVVARDPAIQRAMALYQIDRTGWAVAEWNSALARFDDTQRRLAVRVAQDNGWFDRAVFALGKQPQEQRLYDLRFPLHHDATIRRESARNAIDPAWVAAEIRAESTFTPRARSPANAMGLMQVLPATGAGVAKSIGLTGYGGADSLYDPDTNIAIGTAYLRQLMNKYDGLPYVTIAAYNAGPTPTARWQSQRPGFDPDLWIETISYKETREYVARVLAFSVIYDWRLNGDALPLSDRLMGRLVDKRKAFTCAADADQGGD, encoded by the coding sequence ATGCTGCTGGGCATGACCCGACGATCTTCGACCGCCCTGTCCCTGCTTCCACTGGCCGCCACGCTGCTGATCGGCTGCGCCAGTGCCCAGTCCCTCGATGCCCAGAACGCGCAGCTGAAGGCCGCCATCGCGGCCGCCGAACGCGGCCAGTTCGATCCCGGCCAGGCCGCTGCGCTCAGCCGCCACCCCGCCTATGGCTGGCTGGAATACGCCAATCTGCGGCGCAACATCGACACCGTTGATACCGCACAGGCGCAGGCCTTCCTGAAGCGCTACCAGGGCCAGGCCGTCGCCAACAGTTTCCGCAGCGCGTGGCTGCCGTCGCTGGCGCGTCGCCAGGACTGGCCGACGCTGCTGGCCAACTGGGCGCCCACCGACAACCTCGGGCTGCGCTGCGCGCAGCTCACCGCGCGCCAGGCCACCGGCAAGCTCGATCCGCAGTGGATCGGCGAGGCCCAGGAGCTGTGGCGCAGGAACGGCAAATCACTGCCCGACGCGTGCGATGCCGTGTTCGCCGTACTGCAGGCGCAGGGCGGCCTGAGCGATGCACTGCGCTGGGAGCGCATCGACGCAGCGGCCGATGCCCAGCAACCGGCGGTGATGCGTTCGGCCGCACGTGGCCTGCCTGCGGCCGAGCTGGCGCTGGCCAACACCTACGCCGCCTTTGTCGACCAGCCCAACGCCAGCGCGCTCAACTGGCCGCGCAGTGAACGCAGCCGGCGCATCGCCACCGATGGCCTGGAAAAGCTGGCCAAGGCCGACCCCGGCGCCACCGAGCAGCAGCTGCCGCAGTACGCGCAGGCGCTCGGCCTCAGCGCCGAACAGCAGGCCCAGGTGCGGTACCAGATCGCGTTGTGGACGGTGGCGTCCTACCTGCCCGATTCGGCGCGGCGCCTGAATGCCGTGCCGGACTCGGCCTACGACGCGCGTCTGCACGAATGGCGCGTCCGCGAAGCGATGTCGCGCGGTGACTGGCCGGCCACGCTGGCCGCGATCCGCAAGATGGGCCCGACCCAGCGCAATGATTCGCGCTGGCGCTATTTCGAAGGCCGCATGCTGGAGAAGACCGGACAGGCCCAGCAGGCCCAGGCCTTGTTCCGCGAAGCGGCGCGCGCGCCGACGTTCCATGGCTTCCTCGCCGCGGACAAGGCACAGCAGCCCTACACGCTGTGCCCGTGGAAGCCCAACGACAGCGCGCAGGCGCAGGCGGTGGTGGCGCGCGACCCGGCCATCCAGCGCGCGATGGCGCTGTACCAGATCGATCGCACCGGCTGGGCGGTCGCCGAGTGGAACAGCGCGCTGGCGCGCTTCGATGACACCCAGCGCCGGCTCGCCGTGCGCGTGGCGCAGGACAACGGCTGGTTCGACCGTGCGGTGTTCGCGCTCGGCAAGCAGCCGCAGGAACAGCGCCTGTACGATCTGCGCTTCCCGCTGCATCACGACGCCACCATCCGCCGCGAATCGGCGCGCAACGCGATCGACCCGGCCTGGGTGGCCGCCGAGATCCGCGCCGAGAGCACCTTTACGCCGCGTGCGCGCTCGCCTGCCAATGCCATGGGCCTGATGCAGGTCTTGCCGGCCACCGGTGCCGGCGTGGCCAAGTCGATCGGCCTGACCGGTTATGGCGGCGCCGACAGCCTGTACGACCCGGACACCAACATCGCCATCGGCACGGCCTACCTGCGGCAGCTGATGAACAAGTACGACGGCCTGCCGTACGTGACCATCGCCGCCTACAACGCCGGCCCGACCCCGACCGCCCGCTGGCAGAGCCAGCGCCCGGGCTTCGATCCGGACCTGTGGATCGAAACCATCAGCTACAAGGAAACGCGCGAGTACGTGGCCCGCGTGCTGGCCTTCAGCGTGATCTACGACTGGCGCCTCAACGGCGATGCGCTGCCGCTGAGCGACCGCCTGATGGGCCGCCTGGTGGACAAGCGCAAGGCCTTCACCTGCGCGGCCGACGCCGACCAGGGCGGGGATTGA
- a CDS encoding multifunctional CCA addition/repair protein, with translation MKIYLVGGAVRDRLLQRPAGDRDWVVVGATPAQMEAQGYTAVGRDFPVFLHPETGEEYALARTERKSGRGYRGFVVDADPAVTLEEDLQRRDFTINAIACDEDTGTLVDPYGGARDIEQRVLRHVGPAFVEDPLRVLRAARFMARFAALGFTVAPETMALMRDIAASGELDALVPERVWQELRKALVCERPSAFLRTLHDAHALGPILPELEALYGVPQRAEFHPEVDTGIHQEMVSDMAATLAPGDDLVGFAALTHDLGKGLTPPEEWPRHIMHEQRGIKPLKALCARLKIPAEHQQLAEAVCREHLNVHRIDELRDATVLELLGRCDALRRPERVARIALCCEADKRGRLGFEDSDYPQGETLKRLHRAALSVQARDLDTTHLKGPAIGEALARARVKAIAAAR, from the coding sequence ATGAAGATCTATCTTGTCGGCGGCGCCGTGCGCGACCGCCTGCTGCAGCGCCCTGCCGGCGACCGTGACTGGGTGGTGGTCGGCGCCACGCCCGCGCAGATGGAAGCGCAGGGCTACACCGCCGTCGGCCGCGATTTCCCGGTATTCCTGCACCCGGAGACCGGCGAGGAATACGCGCTGGCGCGCACCGAGCGCAAATCCGGTCGTGGCTATCGCGGCTTCGTGGTCGATGCCGATCCGGCGGTGACGCTGGAAGAAGACCTGCAGCGCCGCGACTTCACCATCAACGCCATCGCCTGCGATGAAGACACCGGTACGCTGGTCGATCCCTATGGCGGCGCGCGTGACATCGAGCAGCGCGTACTGCGCCACGTCGGCCCGGCGTTCGTCGAAGACCCGCTGCGCGTGCTGCGCGCGGCGCGCTTCATGGCGCGCTTCGCCGCGCTGGGTTTTACCGTCGCGCCGGAAACCATGGCACTGATGCGCGACATCGCCGCCAGCGGCGAGCTGGATGCGCTGGTGCCCGAACGCGTCTGGCAGGAACTGCGCAAGGCGCTGGTCTGCGAACGCCCCTCGGCCTTCCTGCGCACCCTGCACGACGCACACGCGCTGGGCCCGATCCTGCCGGAACTGGAAGCGTTGTACGGCGTGCCGCAGCGCGCGGAATTCCACCCGGAAGTCGATACCGGCATCCACCAGGAGATGGTCAGCGACATGGCTGCCACGCTGGCGCCTGGCGATGATCTGGTCGGCTTCGCTGCGTTGACCCACGACCTCGGCAAGGGCCTGACCCCGCCGGAGGAATGGCCGCGCCACATCATGCATGAGCAGCGCGGCATCAAGCCGCTGAAAGCGCTGTGCGCGCGGCTGAAGATTCCCGCCGAGCACCAGCAGCTGGCCGAGGCGGTCTGTCGCGAGCACCTGAACGTGCATCGCATCGACGAGCTGCGCGATGCGACCGTGCTGGAACTGCTGGGCCGCTGCGATGCGCTGCGCCGGCCGGAACGGGTGGCACGCATCGCGCTGTGCTGCGAGGCCGACAAGCGCGGCCGGCTGGGTTTCGAGGACAGTGACTACCCGCAGGGCGAAACACTCAAGCGCCTGCACCGGGCGGCGCTGTCAGTGCAGGCGCGTGACCTGGACACCACGCACCTGAAAGGCCCTGCCATCGGTGAAGCGCTGGCCAGGGCACGGGTCAAGGCCATCGCTGCCGCCCGCTGA
- a CDS encoding SseB family protein, with product MDHETPFEPANDLEVRLLQAQDGTLTASQFLDGLLTAPVFVLLDKAIAEDGAWDESISPLVLTSESGEPMFAVFTAPERAEIWHEQLPQFAHAMPIAVHALLSGIGEGVGLVLNPGLDVGMEMIPDAVAQLKERAAAITRGMAH from the coding sequence ATGGACCACGAAACGCCGTTCGAACCCGCCAACGACCTGGAAGTGCGCCTGTTGCAGGCCCAGGACGGAACCCTCACGGCCTCGCAGTTCCTCGACGGCCTGCTGACCGCGCCGGTGTTCGTGCTGCTGGACAAGGCCATCGCTGAAGACGGCGCCTGGGACGAGAGCATTTCGCCGCTGGTGCTGACCAGCGAAAGCGGCGAGCCGATGTTCGCGGTGTTCACGGCGCCTGAGCGCGCCGAGATCTGGCACGAGCAGCTGCCGCAGTTCGCCCATGCGATGCCGATCGCCGTGCACGCGCTGCTGTCGGGCATCGGCGAAGGGGTCGGCCTGGTACTGAACCCCGGCCTGGACGTGGGCATGGAGATGATTCCCGACGCCGTCGCCCAGCTGAAGGAACGCGCTGCGGCGATTACCCGCGGCATGGCGCACTGA